In Rhea pennata isolate bPtePen1 chromosome 8, bPtePen1.pri, whole genome shotgun sequence, one genomic interval encodes:
- the LOC134143771 gene encoding olfactory receptor 9G9-like — protein MEKEKGNNCTSSSEFLLLGMGNIPSLHTPLFLLLLLIYSVTVVGNSLIVVLVVADRHLHVMDQHPSSECFLLASMSYDRYLAIRQPLLYASLRTWKVCLLMAAGLKFCGPAATDNFFSDFTPLLELACTDTSVVKIVTFILTLLDSVFPFLITLASYVSIIIAILRIPSSMGRQKAFSTCSSNLTVVTVFYGSLIIVHMLPRTPRLRQLNKVFSFFLPCPHAPGQSPHLQSAEQGAQEGPEESTQERFGWYLEVMPVEMVTDNFQLVQSKALPTAGPL, from the exons atggagaaagagaaagggaataacTGCACATCATCAAGTGAGTTCCTCCTGCTGGGAATGGGGAACATCCCCTCACTCCATACaccactcttcctcctcttgctcctgatCTACTCGGTGACCGTGGTTGGGAACAGCCTCATTGttgtgctggtggtggcagACCGGCATCTGCATGTAATGGACCAGCATCCAT CTAGTGAGTGTTTCCTGCTGGCATCCATGTCCTATGATCGGTACTTGGCCATACGCCAGCCCCTGCTCTATGCAAGCCTCAGGACCTGGAAGGTTTGTCTCCTGATGGCAGCTGG GTTAAAGTTCTGTGGCCCTGCTGCAACTGACAActtcttctctgattttacTCCTTTGCTGGAGCTCGCGTGCACTGACACCAGTGTAGTTAAAATAGTAACTTTCATCCTGACTCTCCTGGATTCagtcttccccttcctgatCACGCTGGCCTCCTACGTGTCCATCATAATTGCCATCCTGAGGATCCCCTCCAGCATGGGCAGGCAGAAGGCCttctccacctgctcctcgAACCTCACTGTCGTCACTGTTTTCTATGGCTCCCTCATCATTGTCCACATGCTGCCCAGAACCCCCAGACTCAGACAGCTCAACAAGGTGTTCTCCTTCTTCCTACCCTGTCCTCACGCCCCTGGTCAATCTCCTCACCTACAgtctgcagagcaaggagctcaGGAAGGCCCTGAGGAAAGCACTCAGGAAAGATTTGGGTGGTACCTAGAGGTCATGCCAGTTGAAATGGTCACAGACAACTTCCAACTTGTACAAAGCAAAGCGCTGCCTACTGCAGGACCTCTTTAG
- the LOC134143772 gene encoding LOW QUALITY PROTEIN: olfactory receptor 5A2-like (The sequence of the model RefSeq protein was modified relative to this genomic sequence to represent the inferred CDS: inserted 1 base in 1 codon) — MYFFLGNLSSVKTCCSSTILPQLLASFLTGDRTISAQGCMTQLYFFIGFAVTECFLLAAMSYDRYLAIRQPLLYASLRTWKVCLLMAAGXLAGGLVFSVVATVFSSRLKFCGPAATDNFFSDFTPLLELACTDTSVVKIVTFILTLLDSVFPFLITLASYVSIIIAILRIPSSMGRQKAFSTCSSNLTVVTVFYGSLIIVHMLPRTPRLRQLNKVFSFFYTILTTLVNLLTYSLQSKELRKALRKALRKDLGGTQGSCQLTWAQTTSNFYKAKYCVLQDLFRSVRP, encoded by the exons ATGTACTTCTTCTTGGGCAATCTGTCCTCTGTGAagacctgctgcagctccaccaTCCTGCCCCAGCTGTTGGCCAGCTTCCTGACTGGAGACAGGACTATCTCTGCTCAGGGTTGTATGACTCAGCTCTATTTCTTCATTGGTTTTGCAGTTACAGAATGTTTCCTGCTGGCAGCCATGTCCTATGATCGGTACTTGGCCATACGCCAGCCCCTGCTCTATGCAAGCCTCAGGACCTGGAAGGTTTGTCTCCTGATGGCAGCTG TCTTGGCTGGGGGTTTGGTCTTTTCTGTAGTAGCCACTGTCTTCTCATCAAGGTTAAAGTTCTGTGGCCCTGCTGCAACTGACAActtcttctctgattttacTCCTTTGCTGGAGCTCGCGTGCACTGACACCAGTGTAGTTAAAATAGTAACTTTCATCCTGACTCTCCTGGATTCagtcttccccttcctgatCACGCTGGCCTCCTACGTGTCCATCATAATTGCCATCCTGAGGATCCCCTCCAGCATGGGCAGGCAGAAGGCCttctccacctgctcctcgAACCTCACTGTCGTCACTGTTTTCTATGGCTCCCTCATCATTGTCCACATGCTGCCCAGAACCCCCAGACTCAGACAGCTCAACAAGGTGTTCTCCTTCTTCTACACCATCCTCACCACCCTGGTCAATCTCCTCACCTATAgtctgcagagcaaggagctcaGGAAGGCCCTGAGGAAAGCACTCAGGAAAGATTTGGGTGGTACCCAGGGCTCATGCCAGTTGACATGGGCACAAACAACTTCTAACTTCTACAAAGCCAAGTACTGTGTACTGCAAGATCTCTTTAGAAGTGTGCGGCCTTGA